A genomic stretch from Chitinophagaceae bacterium includes:
- a CDS encoding gamma carbonic anhydrase family protein, which translates to MPIILPVEGVFPQFGDDCFIAPNATIVGDVIMGDHCSVWFNAVVRGDVNSIRLGNKVNVQDGAVLHATYQKTKTIVGNNVSIGHNAIVHGCTLHDDVLIGMGAIVMDNAVINSNSIVAAGAVVLEGTIVEAGSIYAGVPAKKVKDISQELIHGEINRIAENYIKYSGWFKDVLTEKD; encoded by the coding sequence ATGCCCATCATTCTCCCGGTAGAAGGCGTTTTTCCTCAATTTGGTGACGATTGTTTTATCGCTCCCAATGCAACTATTGTAGGAGATGTAATAATGGGCGATCATTGCAGCGTATGGTTCAATGCGGTTGTAAGGGGCGATGTAAACAGTATCCGTTTGGGAAACAAAGTGAATGTGCAGGATGGAGCAGTGCTTCATGCAACATACCAGAAAACGAAAACAATCGTTGGTAATAATGTAAGCATCGGTCATAATGCAATAGTACACGGATGCACCCTTCATGATGATGTGCTGATAGGAATGGGAGCCATTGTAATGGATAATGCAGTAATCAACAGCAATTCAATTGTTGCTGCAGGTGCAGTGGTTTTAGAAGGAACAATTGTGGAAGCGGGCAGTATCTATGCAGGTGTTCCGGCCAAAAAAGTAAAAGACATCAGCCAGGAACTGATTCATGGTGAAATTAACCGGATTGCTGAGAATTATATCAAATATTCGGGCTGGTTTAAAGATGTTTTAACTGAAAAAGACTAA
- a CDS encoding aspartate aminotransferase family protein: protein MNQRELFLKHVAQTSPKPLALEIVKAEGCRLWDAEGKEYLDLIAGISVCNVGHRHPKVVKAIKAQVDQYMHLLVYGEFVQSPQVQYAKLLTDYLPSSLNAVYFTNSGSEATEGAMKLAKRVTGRTEIVAFNNSYHGSSQGALSVMGDEYWRNAFRPLLPGVYHAGYNSLEDLQLITSNTACVIAETIQAEAGVNAPLKEWIIAIRNRCTETGALLILDEIQCGFGRNGSLWAFEQFSIVPDILLLGKALGGGMPVGAFIADKELMWKLTENPVLGHITTFGGHPVSCAAGMAAMKVLFEEKLVETVFEKEILFRTLLHHPKIIAVRSRGLMIAVEFDSFETNKKIIDACIAQGVLTDWFLFAPKCMRIAPPLTITDEEIRKACAVILACLD from the coding sequence ATGAATCAACGGGAACTCTTTTTAAAACATGTTGCACAAACTTCGCCAAAACCGCTTGCTTTGGAAATTGTAAAAGCAGAAGGTTGCCGATTGTGGGATGCTGAAGGGAAAGAATACCTCGACCTGATTGCAGGAATCAGCGTTTGTAATGTGGGGCACAGACATCCAAAGGTGGTGAAAGCAATCAAAGCCCAGGTTGATCAGTATATGCACCTGCTGGTGTATGGTGAGTTCGTACAGAGTCCACAGGTGCAGTATGCCAAACTCCTCACCGATTATCTTCCTTCATCCCTGAATGCTGTTTACTTCACCAACTCAGGATCGGAAGCAACAGAAGGAGCCATGAAGCTAGCCAAGAGAGTAACAGGTCGTACAGAGATTGTTGCCTTCAACAACAGTTATCATGGAAGTTCGCAGGGAGCTTTAAGCGTAATGGGTGATGAATACTGGCGAAATGCATTTCGACCCTTATTGCCGGGAGTTTACCACGCCGGGTACAATTCATTGGAAGACCTGCAACTCATTACTTCAAATACAGCCTGCGTTATTGCTGAAACCATACAGGCTGAAGCAGGAGTGAATGCACCTTTGAAAGAATGGATCATTGCTATACGTAACCGTTGTACTGAAACAGGTGCTTTACTGATATTGGATGAAATTCAATGTGGATTCGGACGGAACGGATCACTCTGGGCTTTTGAACAGTTTAGCATTGTGCCAGATATTTTACTGTTGGGGAAAGCCCTTGGCGGAGGAATGCCAGTGGGTGCATTTATTGCAGATAAAGAATTGATGTGGAAGCTGACAGAGAATCCTGTACTTGGACACATCACCACTTTTGGTGGACATCCGGTCAGTTGTGCTGCAGGTATGGCTGCAATGAAAGTTTTGTTTGAAGAGAAATTAGTTGAAACTGTATTTGAAAAAGAAATTTTATTCCGCACTTTATTACATCATCCGAAAATTATTGCCGTTCGTTCAAGAGGGTTAATGATTGCAGTTGAGTTCGACAGCTTTGAAACGAACAAAAAGATCATTGATGCCTGTATTGCACAAGGGGTACTGACCGATTGGTTTTTATTTGCACCGAAATGTATGCGGATAGCTCCGCCGCTAACTATTACAGATGAGGAGATAAGGAAGGCATGTGCCGTAATTCTTGCCTGTTTGGATTAA
- a CDS encoding TraB/GumN family protein, whose protein sequence is MKKSTTVSLCNIRSFILLFLYISCTQFSSAQTSVVKNKYPSTLLWRISGNGLSKPSYLYGTIHLTDKRLFYFGDSLYKAIEQTEGFAIEINPDELSTQLIQSFTKEDKSALLKDAVDKESYDRIEKKLEKKYGFKADRLTKRQAYLARNEWMKDMKKSDDMNTVMDAWLYNIARQMGKWTGGIEDLNDQLSLIEKDEADFSFEDLLIDKKIMQGGLNYLIDLYLSQDLQALDDFFNHSTESKKDEWLIKRNIKMAHRMDSLLRFRTHFFAIGAAHLPGDSGVIKLLLQKGFHVEPVFSSAKISPDDYKVEEGKMKWQSFIPTDSLYHVSFPSKSATMFISGNVVKMEMCIDIPTATYYITAAVPNMRQGTNKEKLIEEMLQGFTKGSKIIERKKISEDGQTGLEVLVEKEGFLRVRGFIKGNYAFMTVMGHETKKEMLKGEMAARFFSSFSVSDKALLISDGMKTFSNEESGFSILLPTTPELMPNEAVEEGWISKTYSSFDTKSNVYFMMKIKSTGPGYYLNGDSNYFDTQRQGWKTILKELKAEKYFNLGEFPVMQYDFMMEKGKEKAMCRSLTINRGNRSYLLLAVTEKDGEINDAIKVFFNSFQLIDYKKANWSTQQSPDGHFSGFTPAPVKISMKKDEDGNETGLYSYVSYDSLSAVSFELTKVSYVDYYHAETDSAAFYDAMYTQIGTTDSVLSKRYTMNGNDKSQDVIVRLKGNQNLRRMRLVLHNDTMYIAFALLQPKFIDLPEVNKYFDEIRVLTAPTGITIFKKKTKELLLDLSSGDSARFAVAAEQIDKINFGKEDLPFLKEALLKQYDNETEKHEGIYNTIADIIADLNDSSVVSFVKKKYFSPTLDNEAQKLAMLRLLALTKTKESYTVLKELILAEPPLVEYMYPLQSVISDSLQLTKILFPELMGLSSDSLFADFTADLANQLLDSSYITIASIKPFEKNLLLTCESIIEKLKADPETDVYSYDESLHLLGRLNSAEGNKLLQKIVLLKQKILNRIIITDLLLNKQTVPKEIIEFQAADKEYRFSFYYRLEENGLTAFFPSKYSTQKSIAESDVYNMASDEYEVEEIVYIREKVSEYDKEQKRFHLFKVKVEGSWYLGISGGYEMDSKIIHMKKGKDVGGIYWEEEFDMKKVNEQFEAYIKESVEEE, encoded by the coding sequence ATGAAAAAAAGTACCACTGTATCTCTATGCAACATCCGTTCTTTTATTCTTCTCTTCCTGTATATTAGCTGTACTCAATTCTCATCCGCTCAAACGTCGGTTGTTAAAAATAAGTACCCTTCAACCTTACTGTGGCGTATTTCTGGAAATGGTTTGAGCAAACCATCCTATTTGTACGGTACTATCCATTTAACTGATAAGCGCCTGTTTTATTTCGGCGATTCCCTGTATAAAGCCATTGAACAAACAGAAGGCTTCGCCATTGAAATTAACCCCGATGAGTTGTCAACTCAACTGATACAATCTTTTACAAAAGAAGATAAAAGCGCTTTATTGAAAGATGCTGTTGATAAGGAAAGCTACGACCGGATAGAAAAGAAACTGGAAAAAAAGTATGGCTTTAAAGCCGACCGTTTAACAAAACGGCAGGCTTACCTCGCCAGGAATGAATGGATGAAGGATATGAAGAAGTCTGATGATATGAATACGGTTATGGACGCATGGCTGTATAATATCGCAAGGCAAATGGGAAAATGGACTGGTGGTATAGAAGACCTGAACGATCAGCTGAGCTTAATTGAAAAGGATGAAGCCGATTTTTCCTTTGAGGATTTACTGATCGACAAAAAAATAATGCAGGGGGGACTTAATTACCTGATTGATTTATACCTGTCGCAGGATTTGCAGGCCCTTGATGATTTTTTTAATCATAGCACTGAAAGTAAAAAAGATGAATGGCTGATTAAGCGGAATATTAAGATGGCTCACAGGATGGACAGCCTGCTCAGGTTCAGAACACATTTTTTTGCAATAGGCGCTGCTCATCTGCCCGGCGATTCAGGTGTAATAAAACTCTTACTACAAAAAGGATTTCATGTAGAGCCGGTTTTTTCATCAGCAAAAATTTCACCTGATGATTATAAAGTTGAGGAAGGGAAAATGAAGTGGCAATCATTTATACCAACTGACAGCCTGTATCATGTTTCATTTCCTTCCAAATCGGCTACAATGTTTATTAGCGGAAATGTAGTGAAAATGGAAATGTGTATTGATATTCCCACCGCAACATACTATATCACAGCTGCGGTGCCTAATATGCGGCAGGGCACAAATAAAGAAAAGCTTATAGAAGAAATGCTGCAGGGGTTTACAAAAGGAAGTAAAATTATTGAGCGTAAGAAAATTAGTGAGGATGGACAAACCGGTTTGGAAGTTCTGGTTGAAAAAGAAGGCTTTCTGCGTGTACGTGGATTTATAAAAGGAAACTATGCGTTCATGACTGTAATGGGTCATGAAACTAAAAAAGAAATGCTGAAAGGAGAAATGGCTGCACGCTTCTTTTCTTCCTTTTCCGTAAGTGATAAAGCCCTGCTGATTTCAGATGGCATGAAAACTTTTTCTAATGAAGAATCAGGGTTCAGTATTTTATTGCCAACTACACCTGAGCTAATGCCGAATGAGGCGGTTGAAGAAGGATGGATCTCTAAAACCTATTCTTCTTTTGATACCAAAAGCAACGTGTACTTTATGATGAAAATAAAAAGTACAGGGCCCGGTTATTATCTTAACGGTGATTCCAATTATTTTGATACACAGAGGCAGGGCTGGAAAACAATACTGAAGGAACTGAAAGCAGAAAAATATTTCAACCTTGGTGAGTTCCCTGTGATGCAGTATGATTTTATGATGGAGAAGGGTAAAGAAAAAGCCATGTGCAGATCATTAACCATTAACAGGGGTAACCGTTCATACCTGTTGCTGGCTGTAACTGAAAAGGATGGAGAAATCAATGATGCAATCAAAGTGTTTTTCAATTCATTTCAGTTAATTGATTATAAAAAAGCAAACTGGAGTACACAACAATCTCCTGATGGACATTTTTCAGGTTTTACGCCTGCACCAGTAAAAATTAGTATGAAGAAAGATGAAGATGGGAATGAAACCGGTTTATACAGTTATGTTTCTTATGATTCGCTTTCAGCTGTTTCTTTTGAGTTAACCAAAGTAAGTTACGTTGATTATTACCACGCCGAAACTGACAGCGCCGCATTTTATGATGCTATGTATACGCAGATTGGAACAACCGATTCTGTTTTAAGCAAACGATATACTATGAACGGGAACGATAAATCGCAGGATGTAATAGTGAGATTGAAAGGCAATCAGAATCTCCGCCGTATGCGGTTGGTTCTACATAACGATACGATGTACATTGCGTTTGCTTTGCTTCAACCGAAATTCATTGATCTGCCTGAAGTAAATAAGTATTTTGATGAAATAAGAGTATTAACAGCTCCCACAGGCATTACCATTTTTAAAAAGAAAACAAAAGAGCTCTTACTTGATCTTTCCTCAGGTGATTCTGCCAGGTTTGCAGTTGCTGCAGAACAGATTGATAAGATAAATTTTGGTAAGGAAGATCTTCCCTTTCTGAAAGAAGCGTTGCTGAAACAGTATGATAACGAAACAGAAAAGCATGAGGGTATTTACAATACCATAGCAGATATTATTGCTGATCTGAACGATTCTTCCGTAGTAAGTTTTGTTAAGAAAAAATATTTTTCTCCAACTCTTGATAATGAAGCGCAAAAACTGGCAATGCTGAGGTTGCTGGCATTAACAAAAACAAAGGAAAGCTATACTGTATTAAAAGAGCTGATACTTGCTGAACCTCCTTTAGTGGAATATATGTATCCGCTTCAATCTGTTATTTCAGATTCATTGCAGCTTACCAAAATACTGTTTCCGGAACTGATGGGTTTGAGCAGTGATTCGTTGTTTGCTGATTTTACAGCAGACCTTGCCAATCAATTGCTCGACAGCAGTTATATTACTATCGCCTCTATAAAACCGTTTGAAAAAAATCTTCTTCTTACCTGTGAGTCTATCATTGAAAAGCTGAAGGCTGATCCGGAAACTGATGTATATAGTTATGATGAAAGCCTGCACCTTCTTGGCCGCTTAAATAGTGCTGAAGGGAATAAACTGCTGCAAAAAATAGTTCTTCTGAAACAGAAGATCCTGAACAGGATCATAATCACAGATTTGCTGTTGAATAAGCAGACAGTACCAAAAGAAATCATTGAATTTCAGGCAGCTGATAAAGAGTATCGTTTTTCGTTTTATTACAGGCTGGAGGAAAATGGGCTTACTGCTTTCTTCCCCTCAAAATACAGTACACAAAAATCAATTGCTGAATCGGATGTGTATAATATGGCCAGTGATGAGTATGAAGTGGAAGAGATTGTGTACATCAGGGAGAAGGTAAGTGAGTATGACAAGGAGCAAAAACGTTTTCATCTCTTCAAGGTTAAAGTGGAAGGAAGCTGGTATCTCGGAATTTCAGGCGGATATGAAATGGATTCAAAAATTATTCACATGAAAAAGGGGAAAGATGTTGGTGGTATTTACTGGGAAGAAGAATTTGATATGAAAAAAGTGAATGAACAGTTTGAAGCATATATAAAGGAAAGTGTTGAGGAAGAATAA
- the rsgA gene encoding ribosome small subunit-dependent GTPase A yields the protein MQALIYKSTGNWYVAKTEKGDFVRARIKGKFKIDGITSTNPIAVGDIVEVEMENELEQTAMIIEIYERRNYINRKSPHQKYQHHIVAANLDQSMLFATMKEPRTSQGFIDRFVIASEAYHIPSVIVFNKSDVYRKKEMDMYEEWKDMYEAVGYKVFLMSMEKNEGVDAVKEMLKDKITLVSGHSGVGKSTFINAIMPNLDLRTEEVSGWSGKGMHTTTFAEMYDLPPDSYRDGGKIIDTPGVKEFGVVDISKQELSHYFPEMRVLINDCQFNNCLHLEEPSCAIKSAVANETIHPLRFISYCGILATIEEKKY from the coding sequence ATGCAGGCACTCATTTATAAATCAACAGGTAACTGGTATGTTGCAAAAACAGAAAAAGGCGATTTTGTGCGTGCAAGAATTAAAGGAAAATTTAAGATCGACGGCATTACATCTACCAACCCCATTGCTGTAGGCGACATTGTAGAAGTGGAAATGGAAAACGAGCTGGAGCAAACCGCCATGATCATTGAAATTTATGAGCGAAGGAATTACATCAACCGTAAATCGCCCCATCAAAAATATCAACATCATATTGTTGCTGCCAACCTCGATCAAAGCATGCTTTTTGCCACCATGAAAGAACCCAGAACCTCTCAGGGTTTTATTGATCGTTTTGTTATTGCATCAGAAGCATATCATATTCCCAGTGTAATCGTTTTCAACAAGTCGGATGTTTACCGCAAGAAGGAAATGGATATGTATGAAGAGTGGAAGGATATGTATGAAGCGGTTGGTTATAAAGTGTTCCTTATGTCTATGGAAAAAAATGAAGGTGTTGATGCGGTAAAAGAAATGCTGAAGGATAAGATCACATTAGTCAGCGGTCATTCAGGAGTTGGCAAATCAACCTTTATTAATGCAATTATGCCCAATCTTGACTTACGCACAGAAGAGGTTAGCGGCTGGAGCGGAAAAGGGATGCACACTACAACTTTTGCGGAAATGTACGATCTGCCTCCCGATAGTTATCGGGATGGCGGTAAGATCATCGACACACCGGGTGTAAAAGAATTTGGTGTAGTGGATATCAGTAAGCAGGAACTATCGCATTATTTTCCTGAAATGAGAGTATTGATCAACGATTGCCAGTTTAATAATTGCCTGCACCTGGAAGAGCCTAGCTGCGCCATCAAATCGGCAGTTGCAAATGAAACCATTCATCCGTTGCGGTTCATCAGTTATTGCGGCATACTGGCCACGATAGAGGAAAAGAAATATTAA
- a CDS encoding VWA domain-containing protein: MVFAYPILLWLLLLLPILIVWYILREKKSSSSVTVSSLGIYRKQSSSLNVMRHLPFVLRLLSLALLIVAIARPQTRSNEERVEGEGIDIVLCMDVSGSMLAEDFSPNRMEAMKQVAADFVDARKTDRIGLVIFSGEPFTQCPITTDHAALKSQIYAVRSGILQDGTAIGSGLATSVERLKKSKSKSKIIILLTDGENNGGMIPPNTAKEIAKAYNIKVYTIGMGTEGFASMPQQTSAGIVRSMEKVNIDERLLTEIARETGGSYFRAKDNESLSNIYTEIDKLEKSKIETSSFARYAEEFYLLAIAAAVLLLIEVWLRYKMFRKFP; this comes from the coding sequence ATCGTCTTTGCATATCCTATTCTGTTATGGCTGTTATTATTATTGCCCATACTGATTGTTTGGTACATCCTGCGTGAAAAAAAATCTTCCTCATCAGTTACCGTTTCTTCTTTAGGTATTTACAGAAAGCAAAGCAGTTCATTGAATGTTATGCGCCATTTGCCCTTTGTTCTGCGCCTGCTTTCATTGGCATTATTGATTGTTGCCATTGCCAGACCTCAAACAAGAAGCAATGAGGAACGGGTGGAAGGCGAAGGAATTGATATTGTTCTTTGCATGGATGTAAGCGGCAGTATGCTGGCAGAAGATTTTAGCCCCAACAGGATGGAGGCCATGAAACAAGTGGCTGCTGATTTTGTGGATGCAAGAAAAACAGACCGGATTGGCCTGGTAATTTTTTCAGGCGAACCGTTTACACAATGTCCTATAACTACTGATCATGCTGCATTAAAAAGCCAAATCTATGCAGTGCGCAGTGGAATTTTACAGGATGGTACAGCAATCGGTTCAGGTTTGGCAACAAGTGTGGAACGATTGAAAAAAAGCAAATCAAAAAGCAAGATCATTATCCTTTTAACAGATGGCGAAAATAATGGTGGCATGATACCACCCAATACCGCCAAGGAAATAGCAAAAGCTTACAATATTAAAGTGTATACTATTGGGATGGGTACCGAAGGTTTTGCCAGCATGCCGCAGCAAACAAGCGCCGGAATAGTGAGGAGCATGGAAAAAGTGAATATTGATGAAAGGTTGCTTACTGAAATTGCAAGAGAAACAGGTGGCAGCTATTTCCGGGCTAAAGACAATGAAAGCCTGTCGAATATTTATACTGAAATTGACAAGCTTGAAAAGTCAAAAATCGAAACCAGCAGCTTTGCCCGTTATGCTGAAGAATTTTATCTGCTGGCGATAGCAGCTGCTGTATTACTGTTGATTGAAGTTTGGTTACGGTATAAGATGTTTCGAAAGTTTCCATAA
- a CDS encoding DUF58 domain-containing protein translates to MLTTEEILKKVRALEIKSKRLTNHMFTGEYHSAFKGQGMSYKEVREYQPGDDIRFIDWNVSARYAHPYSKVFEEERELSLFLLIDNSASISFGTHLQRKKDLVTEIAAVLAFSAVNNNDKVGAILFGDKVQKFIAPKKAKQHTLYIVREMLSNDAKSKQTNYHDAFRMFNNVCPRRSICFLISDFLGAGYEDALRVASKKHDVIGIKIYDQLDMKLPDAGLLQVADAETGEQRWIDTSNAQIRFDYEKDFHKHNDYVKDVFRKAGADLLHMRAGDDYVKVLQKFFINRSR, encoded by the coding sequence ATGTTAACTACAGAAGAAATATTAAAAAAAGTAAGGGCGCTTGAAATTAAAAGCAAGCGGCTTACCAACCATATGTTCACCGGTGAATATCATTCGGCGTTCAAAGGGCAGGGTATGAGTTATAAGGAGGTAAGAGAATACCAGCCGGGCGATGATATACGTTTTATCGACTGGAATGTGAGTGCACGGTATGCACATCCTTACAGTAAGGTTTTTGAAGAAGAACGGGAGTTGAGTTTGTTTTTACTGATTGATAACAGTGCCAGCATCAGCTTTGGTACTCATCTGCAACGAAAAAAAGATTTAGTGACTGAAATTGCCGCAGTGCTTGCTTTCTCAGCAGTAAACAATAATGATAAGGTTGGCGCTATTTTGTTTGGCGATAAAGTGCAGAAATTTATTGCACCTAAAAAAGCAAAGCAGCATACATTATATATTGTACGAGAGATGCTCAGCAATGATGCAAAGTCAAAGCAAACAAATTATCATGATGCTTTCAGGATGTTTAATAATGTTTGCCCCCGAAGAAGTATTTGTTTTTTGATCAGTGATTTTTTAGGTGCCGGGTATGAAGATGCTTTACGTGTGGCTTCTAAAAAACATGATGTGATCGGCATTAAAATTTATGATCAGTTAGATATGAAACTGCCTGATGCAGGGTTATTGCAGGTGGCTGATGCTGAAACAGGTGAGCAACGGTGGATTGATACATCGAATGCACAGATACGATTTGACTACGAAAAAGATTTTCACAAGCATAATGATTATGTAAAGGATGTGTTCCGGAAAGCCGGTGCCGATCTGCTTCATATGCGTGCAGGGGATGACTATGTAAAAGTGTTACAGAAATTTTTTATTAACAGGAGCAGATGA